In the genome of Doryrhamphus excisus isolate RoL2022-K1 chromosome 11, RoL_Dexc_1.0, whole genome shotgun sequence, the window GTTATGATTACATtgcctttcacactgcatggagaccatGCCATGGCTAAAACGAGCACACTGGGTGAGATGGATGTGCCATGGcagagacagacatgccatgccATGGCTAAAACGAGCACAATGGCTGAGATGGATGTGCCATGGCAGAGACAGACATGCCACGCCACGGCCGAGACCGccatgccatggccgagaccgccgtgccatgGCTAAAATGAGCACAATGGCCGAGACGGACGTGCCACGGCCGAGTCCGGCGTGCCATGCCACGGCCGAGTCCGGCGTGCCATGCCACGGCCGAGTCCGGCGTGCTATGCCACGGCCGAGTCCGGCGTGCCATGCCATGGCTAAAACGAGCACAGTGGCTGAGATGGATGCGCCACGGCCGaggcggacatgccatggcccaGACGGACATGCCATAGCCGAGACGGAtatgccatggccgagacggatatgccatggccgagacggacatgccatggccgagacagacatgccatggccgagacggacatgccatggccgagacggacatgccatggccgagacggattGTTACCAAGAAATACATCTAGCTACGTGTTTATTCATCAATcctttttgtaaacaaaaacaaaagtatttcCCATCAAGCAATGAATTCAAAGATGAAAAATGCGGATAACGTGGTCTCGTTTGCTACGTGCAATACTGCATCATAACCCAGATAAATGGAGATTTGCTGTACGTGAACGTGAACTAGGACTTAACAGAGAAAACACAAAGAACCCGTACAGACTGAGAAGCCATTTTAGAGTCGGATGCCGGATGTTTCATTCATCCAGCATCCCCGCCGGCCATAGCTGTCCTACACGCAATCAGGGGCAAAAAGAATTGATTGCGTCTGTTGGCGTCGGGTCACACGTGGTCTGAACACATGACACACATTTTCAACATGCAACAAATGATGACAGATAAGGACGCATGGCCGTCATACGGGCTCTTCCTGTATGTGCCCAAAACGCCATGACGTTCAAACACATGctctttttatattataaaattattatattattatagaaatattataaaattttattctctggcttttaactcggagtgagacGTATGGTCCTGTAtcttttagttatttatttttattttaattggttttattttttatacttttattgctttgcttcttgtttttaatattttaatatctattttattattttatttcttatttgatattttagttttggattaaattcaatttgtacctttatttattattattttattttatatttaattttactagtctgtgcagcactatGGAAACtctttttataaaatgtgctatataaataaagtggattggattggataaatattaagtacaataaaaacatgaatacattgaaaatattaatatttaaatacattttaaaaacaaaaatataaacatctgATATCATGTTTATTTAACATTAGTAAAGCATTTCATGTAATACGCATGATTTGGTAATAACATGTCAGGAGCACATATATCCGGTTCTTCAGTGAGTCGAGTCAAAAGAACCGACTCTCGAAAAAGAGCCGAAATTTCCATCACTATGACATTAATAATGGCAcgattatttaattaaaagccaattattccattattattattaatgtaccACAACATGTGCTtcaattttcaactttttcagcTAAAGCCGTACGTCATGTTAAGCTAAAAGGAGCTAACCATGGCTAACCACGGCTAACCATGGCTAACCACGGCTAACGTGGACAAACTCGTCACTACCCCGACGTGATGAATTCATGAAGTCCACTTTAGAGGGCGTAAACCCACGAAGGGGACCACAAACAAGACTATGGAAGTGTAAATGCCGGAATGTCtgtctttaaaaacaaaaaaaacaaccacttaCAGCAATGCTAGGAACGGTCTCCGGTCGCTCGATCATTGTAATTCTGTCACCACCCAGCCTGAAACGGTCAGTCGCCGAGGCATACACCGACAATTAACCACCAAATTCAGTCAAGTTACTACCTTTCTTGCCGATGTGGAATTAATCacgaaaaaaacaaagcaaagtacgtaaaaaaataaacacaccaaACGACAATAACCCCAACTCAAGCTCTGAGAAGGAAATGATCATCAGTACGGATCGTGAAGCGGAACATACCCAATACTATTTCCGTATTAGatctacaaaataaaagccaaaacCTAAACTACAGCATAGCTCTTTCCGACTACTTTTATTCTGAAATGTATAAcgggattttatttttttccccaaaatctAAATATGACAACCATTATGTAATGATTATGTAACCGACATTTAACATAAGAAAATACTGCTTCCGTCTGAGaagttcaaaataaaagctgtacTGTTGCTTTTACTGTGGTACATACACagtaaaaataagataaatacatgtaaataagaaaaacaataaaaatatatatttattataaaagtgcatatttattaaaatagaaCATCAACATATTtacatcattattttatatttataatttcataaatatgaagtaaaataatggaaattcattttttttctaccgcttatcctcacgtgctgaaattataaaaaaaaggcaTGTAGGTCAAAACTTTATTGACATCCTTTGGATTACGGAAAACACCAAGTGAAGTGAAATGAGGAATTTCTCACAACCCGAAAGCGTTCCCCGGGCGGGTCTTGGAGTCCAGGTGCCTCACGAGGTCCCTCGCCCACCAGGCGGAAGCACGAGCACACACGTGACGACCTGCCACCGTCTTCAGCCTGCGAGAAAAACACGCCCCCTCAGCTTCCGGGCGCCGGCTATCGCGGTATTTTAGATACACCTTACACCTACCGGACCGCGGGGACGGAGCACCGTTGTCGGGTCTTCACGTAGCTGAGCACCCGCTCTTTGGGGATGGCTCTCTCCTGGAAACGGAAGCAACAATCCTCGGGGCCCCGGCCGCGCAAACCTGCCGGTAAACACTCACTCATTAgcatatttcaacaaaataaaagtcgaataatcaaaacatatcatacattaaatatatttaaacgtAATTAATAAAgaacaaatatgcatatatttaagTAAGGagaaatagaaaatatatttacaatactggtaaactaaaaataataatataaatatattttttaaatcttgtaatgtcatgaataataatcaaaaatatattaaacaaagttaaaaaaatatacaaatatttgctGCCATGTTATAAATATaactcaaataataaaaatatatttcaaaagtaaaataaattctgtatctgtttttttcaagtattaaaataacttttttataatatatataaaaataataacaatattttaacatgtgtaaaaataatcataataataaatattttatagcaTAAATAAGtccaacaaaaatataatatgtatttaaaatagatttttaagatatacaaatatttgttcTAATATAGGAAAATAATGACTACTATACTTTCATATTTGATATTGTtatagaaatacatttaaattatttaaattttaaaaataaattaaataaatcaatttaaaaatctcaaaatattgattatattataaatatgaagtaaaataataaaaatagatttatataagtgaaaaaattacaatacagAAGAATATGTACTTTCtataaacatattgaaatacatgttaaaaaactattaaaaatatgaatactcTACATGACtattcagattttttataatgataatataatatatataataatatataatttaataataatcatctataAATCTACTTGACAGCAAAGCATATGTATTTTATGATATCAGAAATCagtataaagaaaataatatatgaaatatagaaATGTTAGTCATTTTTAGTCTTACCTTCAGTCAAAGCCACCAGcagcaccaacacacacacgcacacgcatgcgCTCCTTTGCGTCTCCATTGCGTCCTGTGCCGGTCCTCCTCCCCGGTCTGCATATAAGGAGAGGGGGGGCCGACAGGGGAAGACCCCGTCGGACTTTTTGGACTTCCCAAAAAGAAACTTTCACGCCTCCGCCAACTGCCCACGCGTGGGGAGTGTGTCCATCCTAACAgctcatgtgtatgtgtgtgtgtgaaatagtGACGTGTATGTTTTCCGTGTAGCACGTGGAGCAGACGTAAATAGAAAGTGTGCTGCTTTAATGTGAAAAGCAGAACTGcatctttcacttcctgttccttttcTCGCCCTCCGGGGGGGAAAGACCTCGGTTTGGATTAACCACGTGGTCATGGCATCATAGCATCATAGCATCATGTCATTATTGCATCATGTCTGCGCTCTGCTTGTGTttgctgccctctgctgtctgtCTGCGGTACTTCACTTTAGTCTGCCTGGGCGGAGCCTCCGCTGAACACCCGCCCTCCTCGGCCGTCATTGGTGCGCAGAAGCTGCTCTCTCTGACGGCTTGGCGCcaaattaacatgctaacattttgtaCTATTTTCATGGCTACAGACACAGTCATAAACTCCAttatcatgctaagtgttagctcgctaacattagcatgccagcaTTGCTCGCATGTGTGATGTGAGATACTAgagctagcatgttaacattagcattgtactgttttatccattttcacaGGTAGACGCTACGAGTTATGCTAcgagttaacatgctaatgtaaacattttagcatgttaatattagcaaacttaatataatagtaatagtatttttgctattttcatgggtagacacatatatatataaacacttaccactatcatgttaggtgttagcattgttagcatactagtataagcatagtagcatttgtagTTATTTTCCTGGGTAGGTACGATTAATGCTAACATaatcatattagcatttttcataaatattaACTTTTAACCAGACACTCAGCACtatcattagcatgctaacaatgataAATGTTATCATTTTCAGATGTGTGCGcttatataaacatttagcGCTATTAGTatgtaggtgttagcatacaacattagcatgtcaacattaccagcatgctaatatgagtatagtagcatttttagctgttcATGGGTAGGCACTATCAGgctaggagctagcatgctaatgcaaacattttagcatgttaatattagcatacttgtattttttgttattttcatgggtagacacatatattaggtgttagcatgctatgttaACATGTgagtattgctagcatgctagtattggcatagtagcatttttagttattttcctGGGTAGGCACGATTAATGCTGTTATaatcatattagcattttttgcgACTTTCATAAATATTAACTTTATTAATGCtataattagcatgctaacaatgataAATGTTATCATTTTCAGATGTATGcgcttatataaacacttagcactattatgtaggtgttagcatataatgttagcatatcagcattgctagcattctaaTATGagtatagtagcatttttagctgttttcatgggtaggCACTATCAGgctaggagctagcatgctaatgctagcataagcATCTGAGCATTTGTgatgattttcatgaatatgaagttTTAAGCAGAATGTCAATCATATGAAATAGTAACGATGGAATGATTTGATTGGTCATTTCTTATTTCCATGACGTATGATTTATTCCAAATGAATGTCATTGAAATGATCAATAAACATAAGCGGAATGTCTAATGATATGAAAGATATTCTTCTATTCTAACTAACATGGACCTCAGAAATGTTGGACATGACCAAAGAATAGGAATTTGGGTCAGGTTTAGGGTTAAGTTTAGAGTTAGGTTTAGAGGTTAGGGTCGggtttagaggttagggttaggttttgaGCTCAGGTTTAGAGGTTAGGATCAGGTTTATgtttagaggttagggttagagattAAGATCAGGTTTAggtttagaggttagggttaggtggtGAGGTCAGGTTTAGaggctagggttaggtttagaggTTAGGGTCAGGTTTAGGTTTAGAGGTGAGGATCAGGTTGAGGGTTAGCTTTAAAGCTTAGTGTCaggtttagggttagaggttagggttagctttTGAGCTCAGGTTTAAATGTTAGGatcaggtttagggttaggtttagaggttagggttaggtgttgAGGTCAggtttagaggttagggttaggtggtGAGGTCAGGTTTAGAGGCTAGGGTTAGATTTAGGTTTAGAAGTTAGGGTTAGAGATTAGGatcaggtttagggttaggtttagaggTTAGTGTTAGGTGGTGAGGTCAGGTTTAGAGATTAGGatcaggtttagggttaggtttagaggTTAGGTGGTGAGGTCAAGTTTAGaggctagggttaggtttagaggTTAGGGTCAGGTTTAGAGATTAGGatcaggtttagggttaggtttagatGTTAGGGTTTGGTGGTGAGGTCAGGTTTAGAGGTTAGGATCAGGTTTACGGTTAGGTTTAGAGGTTAGGTGTTGAGGTCAGGTTTAGAGGCTAGGGTCAGGTTTAGGTTTAGAAGTTAGGGTTAGAGATTAGGatcaggtttagggttaggtttagaggTCAGGGT includes:
- the ccl35.1 gene encoding chemokine (C-C motif) ligand 35, duplicate 1 encodes the protein METQRSACVCVCVLVLLVALTEGLRGRGPEDCCFRFQERAIPKERVLSYVKTRQRCSVPAVRLKTVAGRHVCARASAWWARDLVRHLDSKTRPGNAFGL